Proteins encoded within one genomic window of Paramisgurnus dabryanus chromosome 11, PD_genome_1.1, whole genome shotgun sequence:
- the LOC135752047 gene encoding uncharacterized protein, whose product MEVQQMDAGQDNTPKSAQVQTSQPQATGKPHEIKEMLCTDSKQDHRESSESLTDTGITSDDALLLPDHIPTISHKIEKEKHALPNGSPAIVSNGSTVVCTSPSERSKARTTTSPKCSRHTKCNGHRHQHKKHPHKKHPPSTSKSQQSFKGDASQIQKVAGDDCCAHCILACLFCELMSCCSVMAQCLACGLECDALCCCGEAATGGLACCAEDSCSALLDCGILEDCCQSSDCLEICVECCSICFPT is encoded by the exons ATGGAGGTCCAGCAGATGGACGCAGGGCAGGACAACACACCCAAGTCTGCCCAAGTCCAGACATCACAACCACAGGCCACGGGGAAACCTCATGAGATCAAAG AGATGCTCTGTACCGACAGTAAGCAGGATCACAGAGAAAGCAGCGAGTCTTTGACAGACACGGGTATAACCAGTGATGATGCTTTACTGCTGCCGGATCATATACCTACAATTTCACACAAAATAGAGAAAG AGAAACACGCTCTCCCCAATGGCTCGCCCGCTATAGTCAGTAATGGATCAACTGTTGTGTGCACATCACCATCAGAAAGAAGCAAAGCTCGTACCACAACGTCACCGAAATGCAGCCGACACACAAAGTGCAATGGACACAGACACCAGCATAAAAAACACCCGCACAAAAAACACCCGCCATCCACCTCCAAAAGTCAGCAGAGCTTTAAGGGAGACGCCTCTCAGATTCAGAAAGTCGCTGGAGATG ATTGTTGTGCCCACTGTATCCTGGCGTGTCTGTTTTGTGAGCTGATGTCGTGTTGTTCAGTGATGGCTCAGTGTTTGGCGTGTGGTTTGGAGTGTGATGCTCTCTGTTGCTGCGGTGAAGCGGCCACCGGTGGACTTGCGTGCTGTGCTGAAGATAGCTGCTCTGCACTGCTGGATTGTGGGATACTGGAGGATTGTTGTCAGTCGTCAGATTGTCTGGAGATCTGCGTggaatgctgctccatctgttTTCCTACCTGA